The region GGTATCTGGATCACGAACATAGATATGGCTGATATCACGGGGATCGTATCGAACCTCAAGCTTACCGAGCCGGTCGCGTTCTGGAACGAAAGACCCGAGCCAGGAGCAATAGTAATGCAATGCGAACATGCTCAATCCCTGTGGTGAAAGTTGTCGGCCAGCGCTGGGCAGGAATGACAGAAGTACTCGTTGCGGCTCGTCCTCGTGTTCGGGCGACCCCCCGCTACCGCGTAGCCATTCTGCGGCCGGCACTTTCAGCGTTTTGGAATTCTCCTGTCTATTATGATCAAGGATTGCCAACGCCAGGCAGCGTTCCAATTCAGAGAAGCTCAGGCAAGCGCGCTGATGTGACGGATATTCGTCGCGATCGGCCACAGAACTTCCTGACGAACCGGGATATGTGGACAGCACCCCATTGAGCTTGCCCAAAAGCCGCTCGACAACGCCGCCTTGATGAACTCTACCGCGGTCGCGATGGCGAATACGAATCCCGTAGTCGTCGCAACCATGCTGAAAAGCATTTCCCTTGAATTCCTTGGCCGAGTCGGTGAGCAGAAGCTTCGGACGGCCGAACATTGGCCATGCATGGTGTATCGACCGAGCGGTAAGCCATTCGTCTTTCCGGCAGATCGCGTGTGCCAGACAAAGCGCAACAGACAAGACAGAGGGCTTTTCTAGGGTAAGGCAGAAGCCAAGAATGGCGCGGGTCGCAACATCGATGACGATCGTCAGATACGGTCGACCGATGAATACGCCGCCGTTGTTGACCACCTCCACGAAATTTATGTCGGTCGGAGTATGGTCGATCTGGCAGACATCAAGCGGGTGCGGTGCGTGGATATAACCCGGCCGCGGCTTGAGCCGCATGAGATGCTTAGGATTGGCCGACCGTTTTTTGGCGATCTCTTCCACGGAGAATAATGACGGGATTCGCCGGGAAATCGTGACGTAGGAAGGGATAACGACGCCGGCTTCCTGACATCGGGCGCGGATCTCGGCAACAACCGGCGCAAGAGGCGGCGCTTCAAGTGTCATCCACTGCTCGCGCAATGTTGTTTGGATGATCTCCTCTGCCTTCTCCGATAGCCGCTTGCGCCGCTCGGAAGGCAGCCGAGGCAATAATGCTGTTATCGTTCGCTCAACCCGATACCGGGCAAGGAGATTATAGATTTGTCGGGATGTTAGCTGAAGTTCAGCCGCTGCCCTGGCAATCGCGTCTTTCTTGGCTCGTCCAGCATCCAAGACACGATCGAG is a window of Agrobacterium cucumeris DNA encoding:
- a CDS encoding Mu transposase C-terminal domain-containing protein, which codes for MPKPLQNRGAGPFPSEEDWLKARRTARELDRVLDAGRAKKDAIARAAAELQLTSRQIYNLLARYRVERTITALLPRLPSERRKRLSEKAEEIIQTTLREQWMTLEAPPLAPVVAEIRARCQEAGVVIPSYVTISRRIPSLFSVEEIAKKRSANPKHLMRLKPRPGYIHAPHPLDVCQIDHTPTDINFVEVVNNGGVFIGRPYLTIVIDVATRAILGFCLTLEKPSVLSVALCLAHAICRKDEWLTARSIHHAWPMFGRPKLLLTDSAKEFKGNAFQHGCDDYGIRIRHRDRGRVHQGGVVERLLGKLNGVLSTYPGSSGSSVADRDEYPSHQRACLSFSELERCLALAILDHNRQENSKTLKVPAAEWLRGSGGSPEHEDEPQRVLLSFLPSAGRQLSPQGLSMFALHYYCSWLGSFVPERDRLGKLEVRYDPRDISHIYVRDPDTRSFRPVGRRDGRIEPVTLWEHDAERAQLRAINQRSSIEKVALRREISAIADAAKLSKRERRDAVRRAHATAAKKPYASIAPGEAPANRAHPKRQKNRLPVEDW